CATAAAAAATAAAAAGGTAAATAGGGCGATTAATTTTGATTTTAGGCTGTAAAAGCTAAAAATTAACGAGGTTTTACAGGTTTTCAATTTCTCCCGTTGAAGCCCATTACCTTTAGAGTAAAAAGGAAAGGATAGGCTTTTTATTTTTCTAAGAAAATGAATGGGTTGGAAAGTCACCATAGGTCAATTACCAATTATAACAGGCATTTTTATTTGGGCAATTTTTCCCCTATGGTCTGATCTGAATGGGTTTTTGAAATTTTCTTCAAAGGTTTTGGCCGAAAACTTTAAATAATGACTGAAAGGGTGGAGAAGATCCTTCCCAAAAGGATAGGGACTTTGGTTTTTAGGAAAGGGGAGAAGAAAAGGAGAGAAGAAGTTTTGTGAGACTCTTTAACTAAAAATCTAAAGAAGGATGAGGAAAAGAGGTTTGGGTTTTTAAAATTTATTTTTTGGCGACCCGTTTCCGTTCAATCTCATCCAAGACCCGCTTCCTGAGCCTAAGTGAGAGTGGGGTGACTTCAAGAAGTTCATCATCGGCAAGGAACTCGATGGCTTGTTCAAGGGTGAGAAGGCGTGGAGGAGTGAGTTGAATATTTTCATCGCTTCCTGATGCCCGCATGTTCGTTAGTTTTTTGGTTTTGAGGGGATTTACAACAAGATCGTTTTCCCTTGAATGTTCCCCAATAATCATCCCTGCGTAGCATTTTATACCTGGTCCTACAAAGAGAGTTCCTCTCGGTTGGAGGTTAAAGAGTGCATAAGAAACGGTTTCCCCTGGTTCCATGGCAATTAAAACACCACGGGTTCGGGTTGGGATTTCCCCTTTGTATGAGTCATACCGGTCAAAAATATGATGCAAAATCCCGGTCCCCTTGGTTTCGGTCAAGAATTCAGATTGAAGACCGAGGAGCCCTCGGGCCGGGATTCGGTATTCAAAACGTGTTCTCCCATCGGTACCGTTTTGATGTTTGAGAATTTCCCCTTTTCGTTTCCCGAGCTTTTCAATTACGGCTCCTTGGAAACATTCCTCCACATCCACGGTCAATAACTCATAGGGTTCTAGGGTTTCCCCCTTCACTTTTTTGAGGATTACCCTGGGCTTTGATACCGCCAGTTCAAAGCCTTCCCTTCGCATATTTTCAATTAAAATGGCCAGGTGCAATTCCCCTCGACCCGATACCCTGAACACATCTGCATTTTCTGTCTCTTCAATGCGTAGAGCCACATTGGTCCGAAGTTCCTGGAAAAGGCGTTCTCGAAGATGCCGGCTGGTGATATACTCCCCCTCGGTTCCGGCCAGAGGGGAATTATTAACCATAAATTCCATTGTCAAAGTAGGCTCCCCGACTTCAATGGGCGGAAGGGCAATAGAATTTTCCGTATCTGCAATGGTTTCTCCGATTTCAATTCCTTGCAAGCCTGCGATAGCCACCACTTCACCCGCCTGGGCAGATTCAAGATCAATACGTTCTAGTCCATTAAATCCAAACAATTTTGTCACCCGGCCTTTTTCAACGTTCCCATCTCGTTTTACGCGAGCGATGGGATTACCGACCTTCAAAATTCCATTTTCAATCTTTCCAATGGCAATCCGGCCCACATAGTTGTCGTAATCCAAGGTGGTGACTAACATTTGAAGGGGAAGGTGTTCACTCCCAGATGGGGGAGGTACATGTGACAAAATTTTCTCAAAAAGAGGATTCAAGTCTTTGGGGGTATCCCCCAGGTTTTTGATGGCATAACCCTCTTTTGCAGATGCATAAATAATAGGGAATTCAAGCTGTTGATCATTGGCGCCAAGCTGAATGAAGAGATCAAAGGTGTGGTTGACCACCTCATCGGGTTGAGCCCCCGGGCGGTCGATTTTGTTAATTACCACGATTGGTTGAAGTCCCAGCGCTAAGGATTTGCCGAGAACAAATTTGGTTTGTGGCATTGGACCATCCACCGCATCCACCAAAAGGAGGACCCCATCGACCATTGTAAGAATCCGCTCTACCTCTCCGCTGAAATCAGCATGGCCCGGAGTGTCAACAATATTAATCCGATGCCCTTGATATCGGATTGCGGTGTTTTTCGCCAAGATGGTAATTCCCCGTTCTTTTTCCAAAACATTGGAATCCATTACCCGTTCCTGAATGGTTTGGTTGGCCCGGAAGGTTCCACTTTGACGGAGTAGCCCGTCTACCAGTGTTGTCTTACCGTGGTCAACGTGGGCGATGATGGCGATATTTCTAATTTTTTTCTGAATAGGGTTCATTCTATTTTCCCATGCTTTTTGACAAAAAAAATCGGGGCCCCGAAGGGTCCCGGTGATAGTGGCATTGTATCAGTATAAAGGGTCCGACGTCAACCTAGGGAAGGGCGGAAATAAAAAAAGTTTACGGCACTCTTAGCGACCTGCGACCAAAAGTTTTTCCCCGTCTTTAAAGATGACCTGAATTTTTTCATCGGTAATCATGTTGGTTACAACTCCGAGGCCAAAGGTGGAATGGTCGATTAGGTCATTGACCCTGAAATGACCCGAAAGAGCATAAGGGACCTTTTTATCGTTTCCAACCGTATTCATGATCTTTTCCCAGGCTTCTTGGGGAGAAATTTTTCCAGAACGTTTTCGGGGAGGTTTAATGGGGGCATTGGGATCGCGATATCGGTGAATCCCCCCGCAATCCCTGCATTGAACCTTTGCGATCCGGTCTTTTACCAAAGCGGTAATCACATGGACGGTAGGTTTCTTACATTTGGTGCAGATTGAGTCCGCTTCACCTCCAACACTGATTTTTTCTGTGGACATTTATTCTCCTTTTTGTAATTCATTGAAAAATCTAGTACTTATTATACCATGTTTGTGTTTAAGGTCACCTTTGTCTTGAACCACAGATTACCGGTCTTTTAAGGATTCAATTGCTTCTAGGTAATCTGAGATAACCTGGGGTATTGGGTGTAAGTAACCAGGTGATTTTCCTTTCACCCGGTTTTGGAAACCAGCCGTTCCGCAAAATTTTAATTTATTAAATTTTCCTCTTTTTTGAAGAAGAAAAAAAAAGCCTCCCGAATATATTCGGGAGGCTTATCCATAAGCTATGAAAGCTTAACGACGTTTGTTGCCTGAAGCCCTTTGGGTCCCTGGGTAATTTCAAATTCCACGGGTTGACCTTCATCCAAGGATTTAAAGCCATCCCCTTGGATTGCTGAGAAGTGAACAAAAAGATCCTCTCCGCTCTCCTGTGAAATAAAACCAAAGCCTTTACTGGCATTGAACCATTTTACATTACCTTTCGGCATAACTACTTTTCTCCTTTCATACTTTGTTCTCTTTGTCTCAATGGGAAAGAAGGTGTTCTTTAAAAAAAAAAACCGCAGGGCTTTGATTAAAAGCCTCTACGGTTTATGCAAACCTTCAAAACAATTGAAACAAAGCTAAGAGAAGAATAGCAAATAAACAGGAGAAAATCAAGTAAAATTAAAGGAAAAAAGAATTTAGGGGCAATTTTGTTGAACCCCTTTTTCTCCAGAGAACCCCAAAGGGTTTACAAGCCGTAGGTAATTGTGAAAAAGGATCGTTTGTTTTGGCCTCCAGGCGGACCCTTGACATTAAAGGATTTTTAAAATAGTTTAGACCATTATAGGAATTCCATACCGGAAAAATCCTACGCGAGGGGGCATGATAAAAAGAATTTTAAATAAGGAAGTCCAGAAGGTTTTTAAAAAGTTTTCAATGTTTTTATTATGTTCTGTTCTTGTATTTCAGCTTTTTTCATGTGGTACCATACTTTATCCTGAACGCCAGGGCCAAAAGCAGGGGGCGCTGGATATCGTTGTTGTTTTATTAGATGCAGCAGGGCTTCTCTTTTTTGTCATACCAGGAGTCATTGCTTTTGCCTTGGATTTTCATACCGGGGCCATTTATCTTCCCCCAGACCATCCCAGAAGTAAAAATAAAAGACTGATCCAAACCGAACAAAAAGAGCTCTATGTGTTAAAAGTTGACCCTAAGCAGTTGAATGTGGAGGGCCTTTCTTCCATCTTGACTAAAGAAATGGGATTCCCTGTTCGTTTGGACGATTCTAATCTAATGGTTAAAAAACCGGATGGTCCGGTGGATATTGCCAGTGAGTTAAAAAGGTTGTCCCAGTTCACTGCAAAAGCGGGTTTTTCCCCATCCCTCCCATAGAGGGTGGAGGGAAATCTAAAACACACATTGGGTGATTTAAGTTTTTGCCCATTTTCAATTTGAATTCCCCCCTAAGAGAAACCATCTTCGATTTCTGAATTCAAAACTTCTTTTCAAAGGCCCAAAATTGTTTTAAAATGAACGGATCTATTTAAGAACGTGGAGCATGAAGTTCATCACAACCGAAAAGTTTTTCTGCCCGTTGGATAGTGAAAAGAAAAAAGATTTTTGATTGATAAGGTATGATACATCTTGTTCGTATCGGCAATGTTCCCATCCATATTTTGAAAGAACTTGCCCATTCCTTATCTAAAACCTTCAAACTTCCCGTAAAAATGCACAAGCCGATCCATGTTCCGGATAAAGGTTATGACTCAGAGCATCACCAATATTCTTCAACTGAAATTTTAAAGACCCTTGTAAAATGGGATGAGCAAATTCGGTATCCAAGTAAGGTTTTAGGGATAACCAGTGTGGACCTTTACGCTGAGGGATTGCATTTCGTGTTTGGGGAGGCTGATTTTGATAAAGGGGTGGCGATTATTTCATTGGCCCGTTTAGATCCAGAATTTTATGATCACACCTCGAATGATGCATTGTACCATAACCGGATATTAAAGGAGGCAATCCACGAGGTTGGGCATACCTATCGGCTTCTGCATTGTCCCGATGAGCTCTGCGTGATGCATTTTTCGAGTACCATTCGGGATACGGATCGAAAAGGGTGGAAATTTTGTATGAAATGCAAAGAGAAATTAGATCAAAAAGAGACCAGCGAAGTCACAGGAAGAATAATTTGATGAACGCTCGATTAGCCTATTGGATTTTGTTTAAATTGGCTTTGATCGGATTGATTGCCTTTTTACTGTACCGATATGGGATAATTTTTCAAGAATGATTACCCTTCGGGTGGAATGCTATGCGGGGTATAAGGGGGAGGAGACCCCTAGGGCTTTTTATATTGGGGAAACCCGTTTTGAGGTCAAGGAGGTCATGGACCGGTGGCTTGCTCCAGAGCACCGTTATTTCAAGGTCATTTGCACGGAAGGGAGCCTCTATATTCTACGACATGATGTCCAATCCGGTACGTGGGAATTAACATTTTTTGAACTAAAAAAGAGAAATAAAATCGTATTGGAATAAAGTTGATCTTATATATTGAGATTGGAGGAGATCTATGATTACACATATTCATACCGTTGCCGTCTTTGTGGAGGATCAAAATAAAACCATTGATTTTTGGATGAAAAAGGTCGGATTCGTGATCCAAAAAAATATTCTCATGGGAGACCATGTCCATCTACTGGAAATGGGCCCCAAAGGGGGGCAAACCTGTTTAGTCCTTTATCCAAGATCGATTATGCCCAAATGGAATGAGTGTAAAGCGTCCATTGTTTTTCAATGCTCAAACGTTGAGGAGGAGGTTCAAAGACTCAAAGCCAATGGGGTAGAAATCGTTGGGGAGGTGAAAAAAAGTTCAGGAGGTTCCTTCGCAAAGTTTAAAGATATCGATGGAAACGAGTTTTTATTGAAAAGTGATTAACGATAAAGCTCACCTGCTGCCGAAAGCCGGAGCGAGGGACGAGCGGAGGCTGTAAGGCGTCGGCTGCAGCGGTTTGTTAGGTCGAGGAGAGACCCCGCTCGACGATGAGAGACGCCAGTTGCACCCCTTCGACAAGCTCAATCTTCGTTCCCTTCTCCTCGAAAAAGCTCTCTGCAAGCTGCGCCGCCTCCTTTGAAATGGTTCCAGATGTCACCACCATACCAAGGTCTGCCAATTCGGCTTCGATACCCTGGATGAGTTGTTGCACCGCCTCTGGTCCGACGGGGGGCTCCGGTCTATAGTGCTTCGCCTGAACCGCAACAAGCAGCCTGAAGGCTCCGGCAACGAGGAAGGTGGCAAGCAGATCGGCTCCCTTGTCTTGAGACCTCGGTATGATCCGGACTTCCTCAGCACCAAGTCCCTTCAGAACTTTCTGGATGAAAGATTCAAAGCCAAAAGACTCGAGACGCCCTGAACGAATTTCGGCCAAGGTTTCACGCACTAACCGGTTGTGCAAATCCGACTCAAAAGTTGGCCGCTGTTTTTGACCAGCGACCTCAAGGCATTCCGTGATCTCCCCGAGCAGGTCTGTCGCGTATGCACAAGTGCCGTAAGCCTTCATGCGAGACTGCAAAGCGGCACGCGCTAGGGTACGGGGCATTGGGTGTTTGTCGTTAAGCCACTTCACATTGCGCCGGAACGCCGTGTCATCGTCGATCTTTGACGGGTCGTGGGTTGCAGCGGCAGCGATCTCGGCAACGCAGAACTCAGACCCGTGCGGCACGACCACAAGATCGCCCGGTTTCATCTCACGGATGAATCGCCACATGTGGCCAGCCGCATTGCCGGCACGGCGTAGATTGGGCTCGTCGGGGTAGTAGCACTTGCGCATCGCCTCGCGGAAGGTATGCCAGTCCAAGTTTGAGTCAAGCAGTTCCACGGCCTTTGACCACCCTATGATGATTTGATTTGAAGCAACTGCCTCATCCACGCGGTCCCCTCCGCTTGGGGCGATCCTTAACACGAAAGCTTGACACGTCTGGTCCATAGCATTTGCCTTTCTCGTGGTGTGACCTAACGTTTTGGGTGAGAGGCGCGTCTTCGCGTCCGTCTCAACCCAAGGGTTAGACCTCACACCCTCATTGGATCACTTGCTTTGCGGACCAACGCGCCCTCCTTGATCTCAAAGTCCTTGAACACGGACACTGTACCCTCGACAAGGACGTGAAGCAGCTTGATGGCTTCAAGGGCATCGCCTTGCGGTTTCTTACCTCGCGCGTGAGCGTACTTGTTGCGCAACTCGCCAAGGGCAGCAGCAGCCCTTGCGGCCTTGACATCCAGAAGTTCAGCCTTCTCCAAGAACCTGACGATTCCATTCACCTCGACTCGCTCCAGTTGATCCAGCGCAACGTCCGGCGGTGGCTGCGGGCCACCCTCCTTCTGAACCAGAACAGAGACCCGCAAAACGTCCTTGACCAGACGCTCACCAACGACGCCGCACATGGCAACGCAGGAATAGAAATGACCCATTAAGAACAGAGTGCGTGCTTCAAGAAGAAGCTCCATGTAGTCCTCAAAAGGCTCTTTCAGAATGATCGGGGGCAGTTCCCAGATGCGCTCGACGGCCTCTGGCAGACGTTCCTCAAAGCGCTGGCGGAGGAGCTGCCGAAAGCTTTCGCGTGTCTGATCGTCTCGCGGCTGATTGGGGAGCAGGTCGAGGAATACGTTCATAAGCTGTCGTTCGTCACTCATTTCACACCGCATCGGCGAGGTCTAACACGAAGGCTGAGCTGACGGGTGTTTTTTCCCGGTCGCTCTCAAGCCGATAATTAGGCAAGCTTCTCCGATAATTGAGCTTGTCTCTTTTTCCGTTCTTTCTCGCTGTCATCTCTCTTCTTAATCCGTCTCCCGCTTGCTAAATACTTTGTCTAGTAGCTCCTGTGTCTCTCGCTTTTTGCGCCAGTAATCCCTTACCGCTTGATCAATAAAGCAGTAAGCGCAGAAGGCGCATAGAAGCAGCATGAAGCCCGATACGGCAATACCAGCGGCAAAGGCAAAGCCGTCCGCCTGAAGCGACTTCCCCAATAAGTAAATCGCCACTATGAACCACGCAAGAAGCATCCACCAGGGAGATTTCTTCGGTACGTGCGGTGTCCGTTCGATGCCTAACTTCGATTCGATAGCTTGAACCCGCTCCCCTATCTCAATTGACCACTTGTCGAGAACATGGAATGCAATCGCCCCGATAATTCCGATAACAACTATGCCAGATGGGAATCCATGGGCCGTTAGCCAGTCGATAAGCGTGTCAGCGGTGTTCACGACGATGCCAACAAAGAGCCAAGCGTATAAAATAACCTGCTCCATATACTATATCCCCAGGGTCCCTTCGGTTCGCTCTTTTAAATCATCATGGTCTCGGTCTTGAGGCTCTTTAATCGCTTTGGGTGGCGGTGTCAGACATCTGTGAATCATCATATTCATAAGAAAGTCGAGATACAGAAATCAGATAAAATTTCGGCTCCACTCACGATAACGCTGCCGACATAATCGTCCCAGCTAAGAGGAATAGGAGGCCTACATAAAAACGCACCAGATCGAACGCAGGAGGAGAGCCATATTTTGGGAACTCTTTCACCGCGTACTTTAGGCTATCCCGCCATCCACCATCGCCATGCTTAGGAAAGTTGGGTTCAAAAGCGGACGCCAGAAGAACCGTTCCGACCAAGTTCAATAGCAACACGCTGAACCGAGGA
The window above is part of the Nitrospiria bacterium genome. Proteins encoded here:
- the typA gene encoding translational GTPase TypA — protein: MNPIQKKIRNIAIIAHVDHGKTTLVDGLLRQSGTFRANQTIQERVMDSNVLEKERGITILAKNTAIRYQGHRINIVDTPGHADFSGEVERILTMVDGVLLLVDAVDGPMPQTKFVLGKSLALGLQPIVVINKIDRPGAQPDEVVNHTFDLFIQLGANDQQLEFPIIYASAKEGYAIKNLGDTPKDLNPLFEKILSHVPPPSGSEHLPLQMLVTTLDYDNYVGRIAIGKIENGILKVGNPIARVKRDGNVEKGRVTKLFGFNGLERIDLESAQAGEVVAIAGLQGIEIGETIADTENSIALPPIEVGEPTLTMEFMVNNSPLAGTEGEYITSRHLRERLFQELRTNVALRIEETENADVFRVSGRGELHLAILIENMRREGFELAVSKPRVILKKVKGETLEPYELLTVDVEECFQGAVIEKLGKRKGEILKHQNGTDGRTRFEYRIPARGLLGLQSEFLTETKGTGILHHIFDRYDSYKGEIPTRTRGVLIAMEPGETVSYALFNLQPRGTLFVGPGIKCYAGMIIGEHSRENDLVVNPLKTKKLTNMRASGSDENIQLTPPRLLTLEQAIEFLADDELLEVTPLSLRLRKRVLDEIERKRVAKK
- a CDS encoding VOC family protein translates to MITHIHTVAVFVEDQNKTIDFWMKKVGFVIQKNILMGDHVHLLEMGPKGGQTCLVLYPRSIMPKWNECKASIVFQCSNVEEEVQRLKANGVEIVGEVKKSSGGSFAKFKDIDGNEFLLKSD
- a CDS encoding restriction endonuclease → MDEAVASNQIIIGWSKAVELLDSNLDWHTFREAMRKCYYPDEPNLRRAGNAAGHMWRFIREMKPGDLVVVPHGSEFCVAEIAAAATHDPSKIDDDTAFRRNVKWLNDKHPMPRTLARAALQSRMKAYGTCAYATDLLGEITECLEVAGQKQRPTFESDLHNRLVRETLAEIRSGRLESFGFESFIQKVLKGLGAEEVRIIPRSQDKGADLLATFLVAGAFRLLVAVQAKHYRPEPPVGPEAVQQLIQGIEAELADLGMVVTSGTISKEAAQLAESFFEEKGTKIELVEGVQLASLIVERGLSST
- a CDS encoding cold-shock protein, with translation MPKGNVKWFNASKGFGFISQESGEDLFVHFSAIQGDGFKSLDEGQPVEFEITQGPKGLQATNVVKLS
- a CDS encoding archaemetzincin family Zn-dependent metalloprotease; the protein is MIHLVRIGNVPIHILKELAHSLSKTFKLPVKMHKPIHVPDKGYDSEHHQYSSTEILKTLVKWDEQIRYPSKVLGITSVDLYAEGLHFVFGEADFDKGVAIISLARLDPEFYDHTSNDALYHNRILKEAIHEVGHTYRLLHCPDELCVMHFSSTIRDTDRKGWKFCMKCKEKLDQKETSEVTGRII